One window of Thermacetogenium phaeum DSM 12270 genomic DNA carries:
- a CDS encoding helix-turn-helix domain-containing protein has protein sequence MSIGRRIAQRRRELNLNQTQLAEKAGLRPAAINQYESGERRPSYEALIKLAGALKVSTDYLIGSSEAGELTSDPTIKAIIKTMQCLTEEKRVKILNFAYFLINQSLSLEAPVFDDAGEYADYLLSQTGQSAPPVDIQFIAESLGIKIIETSGLEHEGILFKAPEGSIILLDEKSGSEIRKRFTIAHLLGHHIIPWHLKSAFFCRRHGTSSLKTEDVMEMEANRFAAALLMPKLHLEKEILEKRPSLEQLEQLAHKKYRVSLFALANALIEYTGKRYTLVNTGSMTIDKTFQGNRPVVETLHPHSFAAGLLSDPPAQKTSRGGYVPASYWFLDASPEEKVYEESMYNPEFGAVLTLLTAEI, from the coding sequence GTGTCGATTGGCCGGAGGATAGCGCAGCGGAGGAGAGAACTGAATCTCAATCAAACACAGCTCGCCGAAAAAGCGGGGCTTAGACCGGCCGCCATCAACCAGTACGAATCCGGTGAGCGGCGTCCGAGCTACGAAGCCTTGATCAAATTGGCCGGAGCACTGAAAGTATCGACCGACTATCTGATAGGGAGCAGTGAAGCCGGGGAGCTAACGAGCGACCCAACTATCAAGGCCATAATCAAAACAATGCAGTGTTTAACGGAAGAGAAAAGGGTTAAAATACTGAATTTCGCCTACTTTTTAATCAACCAGAGCCTATCGCTGGAGGCTCCCGTTTTCGATGACGCGGGAGAATATGCAGATTACCTGCTGTCCCAAACCGGACAGAGCGCGCCGCCCGTAGACATCCAATTCATTGCCGAAAGCCTCGGCATCAAAATCATCGAAACTTCCGGACTGGAGCACGAAGGAATTCTTTTTAAAGCTCCCGAAGGCAGCATCATTCTTCTCGACGAGAAATCCGGGAGTGAGATCCGCAAGAGGTTCACAATTGCCCACCTACTCGGCCACCACATCATCCCCTGGCATCTAAAAAGCGCCTTCTTCTGTCGCAGACACGGCACGTCATCGCTGAAAACCGAAGATGTCATGGAAATGGAGGCCAACAGGTTCGCTGCAGCCCTGCTGATGCCGAAACTGCACCTGGAAAAGGAGATCTTGGAAAAAAGGCCGTCCCTTGAGCAGCTGGAGCAGCTAGCGCACAAAAAATACCGGGTGTCCCTCTTCGCCCTGGCAAACGCCCTGATCGAATATACCGGCAAAAGATACACCCTGGTCAACACCGGCAGCATGACCATTGATAAGACCTTTCAGGGGAACAGGCCGGTTGTGGAAACCCTTCACCCCCACTCTTTCGCCGCTGGGCTTCTCTCCGATCCCCCGGCGCAGAAAACATCCCGCGGCGGATACGTTCCCGCGTCTTACTGGTTTCTCGATGCATCCCCGGAAGAAAAAGTTTATGAGGAGTCCATGTACAATCCGGAATTCGGGGCAGTTCTGACTCTCCTTACGGCGGAGATCTAA
- a CDS encoding Nif3-like dinuclear metal center hexameric protein, which yields MPVECRTVIDWMQEWARPEFAEEGDRIGLLVGSPSQRVKKLLVTLEVTDEVIAEASAVGADLVVSHHPLFRDPLTSLRDDLYPASLACKLVKAGIALFAAHTNLDAAPGGVNDILAERLGLIDVELLLSTHEEKLYKVVVFVPEGHEDEVRRAMCSAGAGWIGNYSDCTFQVAGTGTFRPLEGTSPFIGETGRLEKVGELRIETIVPERKLPEVLQRMIAVHPYEEVAYDVYPLKNRGKETGLGRVGRLPERMTLATFAGHVKKCLELDAVRFVGEPDKTVSRVALCGGSAMVLLQHAVRAGADVYVTGDVRHHGALEAMARGIALVDAGHYGTERVVVPAIAGYLEGRAKEAGCDLEVVISRVKTDPFRHL from the coding sequence ATGCCGGTTGAATGCCGGACCGTTATCGATTGGATGCAGGAATGGGCGAGGCCCGAGTTCGCCGAGGAGGGTGACCGGATCGGGCTGCTGGTTGGGTCACCGTCACAGAGGGTAAAAAAGCTTCTGGTAACCCTGGAGGTTACGGATGAGGTAATTGCGGAAGCGTCTGCCGTTGGTGCCGATTTGGTCGTTTCCCACCACCCCCTGTTCCGTGATCCCCTAACGTCTCTCAGGGACGATCTTTATCCCGCCTCCCTCGCCTGCAAGCTGGTCAAGGCAGGGATTGCCCTGTTTGCCGCCCATACCAACCTGGACGCAGCTCCGGGGGGAGTCAACGACATCCTGGCGGAGCGCCTGGGTCTGATCGATGTGGAACTGCTGCTGTCTACTCACGAGGAAAAGCTCTACAAGGTTGTCGTTTTTGTTCCCGAGGGGCATGAGGATGAAGTGCGCCGGGCGATGTGTTCCGCAGGCGCAGGGTGGATCGGCAACTATTCCGACTGCACCTTTCAGGTGGCCGGCACGGGTACCTTCCGCCCCCTGGAGGGGACGAGCCCGTTTATCGGTGAGACCGGCAGACTGGAAAAGGTCGGGGAACTGCGGATCGAAACGATCGTCCCCGAAAGGAAGCTGCCTGAGGTCCTGCAGAGGATGATTGCCGTCCATCCCTATGAGGAGGTCGCCTATGATGTTTACCCCCTCAAAAACCGCGGGAAGGAAACCGGCCTGGGGAGGGTGGGCAGGCTTCCTGAAAGAATGACGCTGGCCACCTTTGCGGGGCATGTCAAGAAATGCCTGGAGCTGGACGCCGTCAGGTTCGTAGGGGAACCCGACAAGACCGTCTCCAGGGTTGCCCTCTGCGGGGGGAGCGCCATGGTTCTGCTGCAGCATGCCGTAAGGGCCGGCGCCGACGTCTATGTGACTGGGGACGTCAGGCACCATGGAGCTCTGGAGGCCATGGCCCGAGGGATTGCCCTAGTGGATGCCGGACACTACGGGACGGAACGGGTCGTCGTTCCTGCCATCGCCGGCTATCTCGAAGGCAGGGCTAAGGAGGCCGGCTGTGATCTGGAAGTGGTGATTTCTCGGGTCAAGACCGATCCTTTTCGCCATTTATAA
- a CDS encoding tRNA (adenine(22)-N(1))-methyltransferase: MKIPERIIRIAGFIPKGTIAADIGTDHALLPVFLIQNGICPKVIASDLYPGPLETAKANVLLFGLNALIEIRQGDGLQPLKPGEADVIVIAGMGGVKIKDILAASPDVLKSARRLVLQPQSAAGCLRRWLLENNWSLVDEDLVLEGGRFYVIIVAEPRPFDSSDAGSEDDQLLEIGPRLVEKRHPLLVPFLQEKMKNMESVLKALRYARTPAAKKMRQEWKKKIDFIKGVIEDAG, from the coding sequence TTGAAAATACCGGAGAGGATTATCAGGATTGCCGGTTTTATCCCTAAAGGCACCATTGCTGCCGATATCGGTACGGATCATGCTCTCCTGCCCGTTTTTTTGATTCAAAACGGCATTTGCCCAAAGGTGATCGCCTCCGACCTCTATCCCGGCCCCCTGGAAACGGCGAAGGCCAACGTTCTTCTTTTTGGACTCAATGCGTTAATAGAGATCAGGCAGGGTGACGGTCTGCAGCCGCTGAAGCCGGGAGAGGCTGACGTGATCGTGATTGCCGGGATGGGGGGGGTAAAAATCAAGGATATTCTCGCCGCCTCCCCTGACGTTCTCAAGTCCGCGCGGCGCCTGGTCTTGCAGCCCCAGAGCGCGGCCGGTTGTCTGCGCCGCTGGTTGCTGGAGAATAACTGGTCGCTCGTGGATGAGGATTTGGTTCTGGAAGGCGGGCGATTTTACGTGATTATCGTTGCCGAGCCCCGTCCTTTCGACTCCTCTGATGCCGGGAGTGAGGATGACCAGCTCCTCGAGATCGGGCCGCGTCTGGTGGAGAAAAGGCATCCCCTGCTCGTCCCGTTTCTCCAGGAGAAGATGAAGAATATGGAGAGCGTTTTGAAAGCTCTGCGCTATGCCCGTACGCCCGCAGCCAAGAAGATGCGGCAGGAATGGAAGAAGAAAATTGATTTTATTAAGGGGGTAATTGAAGATGCCGGTTGA
- the queF gene encoding preQ(1) synthase: protein MEDKYARRWDVDSYDTIATEVLEAIPFEYPGSKTDVVYTDPEFTSVCPWTGLPDFGTLTITYVPGDKLVELKSLKYYLNSFRNVGILQEHVVNRVKEDLVKLLNPVSLTVEAEFRPRGGISTYVRADYRRA, encoded by the coding sequence GTGGAAGATAAATACGCGCGGCGCTGGGATGTCGATTCTTACGACACCATCGCTACAGAAGTTCTGGAAGCTATTCCTTTTGAGTACCCGGGGAGCAAAACCGACGTGGTTTACACCGATCCCGAGTTTACATCGGTATGCCCCTGGACCGGGCTGCCGGATTTTGGAACACTGACGATCACCTATGTGCCTGGAGATAAGCTGGTAGAACTCAAATCTTTGAAGTACTATCTGAATTCCTTTCGCAACGTGGGGATTCTCCAAGAGCATGTTGTAAACAGAGTCAAAGAGGACCTTGTCAAGCTGTTAAACCCCGTCTCTTTGACGGTGGAAGCCGAATTTCGGCCGCGCGGCGGTATCAGCACCTATGTTCGGGCAGATTACCGGCGCGCTTAA
- a CDS encoding flavin reductase family protein encodes MGAIRQALQTLPAPVALIGAKDGDRHNITTVAWICQESGDPPQVMVSIAPQRFIHDMIVRSREFMVTVMGEGDEEAALFCGTKSGRDVDKVKELGLPTEPAEVIGVPRIKGALANLECRLVDSLVSGDHTIFVGKVVAATFLEGRRPLVWSRGKMGLL; translated from the coding sequence ATGGGCGCAATCCGTCAAGCACTGCAAACACTACCCGCTCCAGTAGCCTTGATCGGGGCGAAGGATGGGGATAGACACAATATCACCACCGTTGCCTGGATCTGCCAGGAATCAGGGGATCCTCCTCAGGTGATGGTCTCCATTGCACCACAGCGCTTCATTCACGATATGATCGTCAGATCAAGGGAGTTTATGGTCACCGTCATGGGTGAGGGAGATGAAGAGGCCGCCCTTTTCTGCGGGACGAAATCCGGGAGGGATGTGGACAAAGTTAAGGAACTGGGACTCCCCACCGAGCCGGCTGAGGTGATTGGTGTCCCCAGAATTAAGGGCGCCCTCGCCAACCTTGAATGCAGGCTTGTTGACAGCCTGGTTTCCGGCGATCACACCATCTTCGTCGGGAAGGTGGTGGCGGCGACCTTCCTGGAAGGGCGGCGCCCCTTGGTCTGGAGCCGGGGAAAAATGGGATTGCTGTGA
- the fdhF gene encoding formate dehydrogenase subunit alpha has protein sequence MALVTVTIDGQTVQVPEGTTVLEAAQSIGIKIPALCHDPDLTPVGACRLCVVEIENMRNLPASCVTTCTDGMVIRTNTPQIREARKTILELLIANHPLDCLTCEKSGDCLLQEYCYEYGVTGDIFGGEKHSYPLEDSNPFYIRDMNKCIVCGRCIRACEEIVGRSVLDFAYRGFRTKPAPFMDTPMIDSDCVYCGSCVAVCPVGALTEKGMIGKGRRWEVQKVKTVCPYCGTGCTIDLNVKDGRVIGVTGNPEGDVNGRFLCVKGRFGYQFIHSEDRLRTPLIKRNGKFEEATWDEAINLVAAKLKETKDMYGPDSIAVLSSARCTNEENYLLSKFTRAVIGTNNIDHCARLUHAPTVAGLAAAFGSGAMTNSINEISGADFILACGTNTAECHPVIGYKVNKAVRNGAKLVVVDPRETDFALMATEHLQLKPGTDIAFFNGLANVIINENLWNKEFVNNRTENFEALKETVAKYTPEYVEGITGIPAEKIKEVARAYAGAERATILYTMGVTQHICGTHNVFAVANLAMLCGQIGRESTGVNPLRGQNNVQGACDMGALPNVLTGYQSVADPAVREKFGKAWNCTVPEKAGLTVGEMMNAAAQGDVKAMFIMGENPVLSDADIGHVAEGLAKLDFLVVQDIFLTETAQYADVVLPAACFAEKDGTFTNTERRVQRVRKAVEPPGEALADWEIICRLANAMGYQMSYSSPADIMDEIAGLTPSYGGISFSRLEQKGIQWPCPTPDHPGTPFLHAEKFSRGLGKFHAVEHVPPDEQPDEEYPFILSTGRRLYHYHTGTMTRKGVLNDFMPADYLEINSADAGRLGINDGDKVKVKSRRGSIKITAKVTDTVPPGVVFASFHFAETPINRLTNPKFDAIAKIPELKVCAAKVCAVNVTK, from the coding sequence GTGGCTCTTGTTACCGTCACCATTGACGGACAGACGGTACAGGTCCCGGAGGGCACAACGGTATTGGAAGCCGCCCAGTCCATCGGGATTAAAATCCCGGCCTTGTGCCATGACCCGGACCTGACTCCGGTTGGGGCGTGTCGGCTCTGCGTCGTAGAGATAGAAAATATGCGCAATCTCCCCGCTTCCTGTGTGACGACGTGCACCGATGGCATGGTGATAAGGACGAATACACCCCAGATCAGAGAAGCGCGCAAGACAATACTGGAGCTCCTTATTGCCAATCACCCCCTGGATTGCCTGACCTGTGAAAAAAGCGGGGACTGCCTGCTTCAGGAGTATTGCTACGAGTACGGTGTGACCGGGGATATCTTCGGGGGGGAGAAGCACAGCTACCCCCTTGAAGACAGCAACCCCTTTTACATCCGCGACATGAATAAGTGCATCGTTTGCGGCCGTTGCATCCGGGCCTGTGAGGAGATCGTGGGGAGAAGCGTCCTGGATTTTGCCTACCGCGGTTTTAGGACCAAACCGGCACCATTTATGGATACCCCCATGATCGATTCCGACTGCGTTTACTGCGGCAGCTGCGTCGCCGTTTGCCCGGTCGGTGCCCTGACCGAGAAAGGGATGATCGGAAAGGGCCGCAGGTGGGAGGTCCAGAAGGTGAAGACGGTTTGCCCGTACTGCGGCACCGGCTGCACCATTGACCTCAACGTCAAGGACGGCAGGGTTATCGGGGTGACCGGCAACCCTGAAGGGGATGTCAACGGGCGCTTCCTGTGCGTCAAGGGGCGTTTCGGCTATCAGTTCATCCACAGCGAAGACCGTTTGCGAACACCCCTCATCAAGAGGAACGGAAAATTCGAAGAGGCGACGTGGGACGAGGCTATCAACCTCGTTGCTGCCAAGCTGAAAGAGACAAAGGATATGTACGGCCCCGACAGCATAGCTGTTCTCAGTTCGGCCCGCTGCACCAACGAGGAGAACTACCTGTTAAGCAAGTTCACAAGAGCGGTGATCGGTACCAACAACATCGATCACTGCGCCCGCCTCTGACACGCTCCCACAGTCGCCGGTCTGGCGGCAGCTTTCGGGAGCGGAGCGATGACCAACTCTATTAATGAAATAAGCGGAGCCGATTTCATCTTGGCCTGCGGTACCAATACCGCGGAATGCCATCCGGTGATCGGCTACAAGGTCAACAAGGCCGTTCGCAACGGGGCAAAGCTGGTTGTGGTCGATCCCCGGGAGACGGACTTTGCCCTGATGGCGACCGAGCATCTGCAGCTGAAGCCGGGTACCGACATAGCCTTCTTCAACGGGCTGGCCAACGTGATCATCAACGAGAATCTTTGGAACAAGGAGTTTGTCAACAACCGCACTGAAAACTTCGAAGCTCTGAAGGAAACCGTTGCCAAATACACTCCGGAATATGTCGAAGGGATCACGGGAATCCCTGCGGAAAAGATTAAAGAAGTGGCCAGGGCTTACGCCGGAGCCGAACGCGCCACCATCCTTTACACCATGGGTGTGACCCAGCATATCTGTGGAACGCATAACGTCTTTGCGGTGGCCAACCTGGCCATGCTCTGCGGCCAGATCGGCCGGGAGTCGACGGGCGTCAACCCGCTGCGCGGCCAGAACAACGTTCAGGGAGCCTGTGATATGGGAGCCCTTCCCAACGTTCTGACGGGCTACCAGAGCGTTGCCGACCCGGCGGTGCGGGAGAAGTTCGGGAAGGCCTGGAACTGCACCGTCCCCGAGAAAGCGGGCCTTACCGTCGGGGAAATGATGAATGCCGCCGCCCAGGGGGACGTCAAGGCGATGTTCATCATGGGTGAGAACCCCGTTTTGAGCGACGCCGATATCGGCCATGTGGCTGAAGGGCTGGCAAAGCTCGACTTTCTGGTGGTTCAGGACATTTTCCTGACGGAGACCGCCCAGTATGCCGACGTGGTGCTCCCCGCCGCCTGCTTTGCAGAGAAGGACGGTACCTTTACCAACACAGAGCGCCGCGTCCAGCGGGTGCGGAAAGCCGTAGAGCCGCCGGGAGAGGCCCTGGCGGACTGGGAGATCATCTGCAGGCTGGCTAATGCCATGGGTTACCAGATGAGCTACTCATCACCGGCGGATATCATGGACGAGATCGCCGGCCTGACGCCGTCCTACGGAGGCATTTCCTTCTCCCGCCTGGAGCAGAAGGGGATCCAGTGGCCCTGCCCGACGCCGGATCATCCGGGGACGCCGTTCCTGCATGCCGAGAAGTTCAGCCGCGGCCTGGGCAAGTTCCACGCTGTGGAGCACGTTCCGCCGGACGAGCAGCCTGACGAGGAGTATCCCTTTATCCTCAGCACCGGCCGCCGCCTGTACCACTACCATACCGGCACCATGACCAGGAAGGGCGTTCTGAATGACTTCATGCCTGCCGATTACCTGGAGATTAACAGCGCTGATGCCGGACGCCTGGGTATCAATGATGGGGATAAAGTCAAGGTGAAGTCGCGGCGCGGTAGTATAAAGATCACCGCCAAGGTAACGGATACAGTGCCGCCGGGTGTCGTCTTCGCCTCCTTCCACTTTGCGGAGACACCGATAAACAGGCTGACGAACCCGAAATTCGATGCCATTGCTAAGATTCCGGAGCTGAAGGTCTGTGCTGCCAAGGTCTGTGCCGTCAATGTGACCAAATAG
- the nuoF gene encoding NADH-quinone oxidoreductase subunit NuoF → MHLVRAHVLVCGGTNCTSSGSQQVREAFKRELEKNKLEQEVKLVETDCHEFCETGPLVIVYPEGTFYVRVTPEDVPEIVSEHLINGRVVKRLLYKAPVDETRIPTYKQLDFYKKQCRVALRNCGSIDPEKIQEYIARGGYESLEKAIFEMTPEQVIEEVKRSGLRGRGGGGFPTGLKWEFCRRSPGDLKYLICNADEGDPGAFMDRSVLEGDPHSLIEGMAIAAYAIGCREGYIYCRAEYPLAIKRLKIAIAQAEELGLLGENILGTDFTFNLHIKEGAGAFVCGEETALMASIEGKRGMPRVRPPFPAQRGLFNKPSNINNVETYANVPVIIARGADWFAAMGTEKSKGTKVFALTGKVNNTGLVEVPMGITLREIIFEIGGGIVGGKKYKGVQIGGPSGGCIPAELMDTPVDYESLIQAGAMMGSGGLVVMDETTCMVDLARFFLNFTQAESCGKCTPCREGTKRMLEILTRICNGEGVPEDIETLERLGRVIKSTALCGLGNTAPNPVLSTLRYFRHEYEAHIFDKRCPAHVCTALLVFSIDEEKCIGCGRCLRACPVGAISGAKKEPHKIDPEKCIKCGTCFEKCNQGAVLRL, encoded by the coding sequence GTGCACTTGGTCAGAGCCCATGTTCTGGTTTGTGGGGGTACGAATTGTACTTCTTCGGGTTCCCAGCAGGTTCGGGAAGCCTTCAAAAGGGAGCTCGAAAAAAACAAACTGGAACAGGAAGTTAAACTTGTTGAGACCGATTGCCACGAATTCTGTGAGACGGGCCCTCTGGTGATCGTTTATCCTGAAGGTACCTTTTACGTCAGGGTGACACCAGAAGATGTTCCGGAAATCGTAAGCGAACACTTGATAAACGGCCGTGTTGTCAAACGCCTGCTTTACAAGGCTCCTGTTGACGAGACCCGAATTCCGACCTACAAGCAGCTGGATTTTTACAAAAAGCAGTGCCGTGTTGCCCTGCGGAACTGCGGCTCAATCGATCCGGAGAAAATTCAGGAGTACATTGCCAGAGGGGGCTATGAATCTTTAGAAAAAGCGATTTTTGAGATGACTCCGGAACAGGTGATCGAAGAGGTTAAGCGTTCCGGGCTGCGCGGCCGTGGAGGTGGTGGTTTCCCCACCGGTTTGAAGTGGGAGTTCTGCCGCCGTTCGCCGGGGGACCTCAAATACCTGATCTGCAATGCCGACGAGGGTGACCCCGGTGCCTTTATGGATCGCAGCGTTCTGGAGGGCGACCCCCACAGCTTGATCGAGGGGATGGCGATTGCCGCCTATGCCATTGGGTGCCGGGAGGGCTACATCTACTGCCGTGCCGAATACCCGCTGGCCATCAAGCGGTTGAAGATCGCCATTGCCCAGGCGGAAGAGCTCGGTTTGCTGGGGGAAAACATCCTGGGAACGGATTTCACCTTCAACCTGCACATCAAAGAAGGGGCCGGAGCGTTTGTTTGCGGCGAGGAAACGGCTCTGATGGCTTCCATCGAGGGCAAGCGGGGGATGCCCCGGGTAAGGCCGCCTTTCCCGGCGCAGCGCGGTTTGTTTAACAAGCCGTCCAACATCAACAACGTGGAGACCTATGCCAATGTGCCGGTGATCATCGCCAGGGGGGCAGATTGGTTCGCCGCCATGGGCACCGAAAAGAGCAAAGGGACCAAGGTGTTCGCCCTGACCGGGAAGGTGAACAACACCGGTCTTGTCGAGGTGCCGATGGGAATTACCTTAAGGGAAATCATCTTCGAAATCGGCGGCGGTATAGTTGGGGGCAAAAAGTATAAGGGTGTCCAGATCGGAGGGCCTTCGGGTGGCTGCATACCTGCCGAACTGATGGATACACCCGTTGACTACGAGTCGCTGATCCAGGCGGGAGCCATGATGGGTTCCGGCGGCCTCGTCGTCATGGACGAGACGACCTGCATGGTCGACCTGGCTCGCTTCTTCCTGAACTTCACTCAGGCTGAGTCCTGCGGGAAGTGTACCCCCTGCCGGGAGGGAACGAAGCGGATGCTGGAGATCCTCACCCGCATCTGCAACGGTGAAGGGGTTCCCGAGGATATCGAGACCCTGGAACGGCTGGGACGGGTGATCAAATCCACTGCCCTCTGCGGTCTCGGAAACACCGCACCCAACCCGGTGCTTTCCACACTGCGTTACTTCCGGCATGAGTACGAAGCCCACATTTTCGACAAACGGTGCCCGGCCCATGTCTGTACCGCACTGCTGGTATTCAGTATTGATGAGGAAAAGTGCATCGGCTGCGGGCGCTGCCTGAGAGCCTGCCCGGTTGGTGCAATTTCCGGCGCAAAGAAAGAGCCCCATAAGATCGATCCTGAGAAGTGCATCAAGTGCGGCACCTGCTTTGAGAAGTGTAATCAGGGCGCCGTTTTACGACTGTAA
- a CDS encoding (2Fe-2S) ferredoxin domain-containing protein, with product MPVETGCGTMKLKSREELIKYREEAKKQMLERSMEKTSIFVGMGTCGIAAGAREVMAAILEEVNKRNLQVNVIQTGCIGMCEQEPLVDVQRPGEDRITYRKVRPSDVPRIIVGHVMHGKIVEDLAIARFEEI from the coding sequence TTGCCGGTTGAGACCGGGTGCGGCACTATGAAGCTGAAAAGCAGGGAAGAACTGATTAAGTATCGTGAGGAAGCCAAAAAACAGATGCTGGAACGGAGTATGGAGAAGACCAGCATCTTCGTCGGAATGGGAACCTGTGGTATTGCGGCGGGGGCGCGCGAGGTAATGGCGGCGATTCTCGAGGAGGTCAACAAGCGCAACCTGCAGGTTAATGTCATTCAAACGGGCTGTATAGGGATGTGTGAACAGGAACCGCTGGTAGACGTACAGCGGCCCGGAGAGGATCGCATCACCTACAGGAAGGTCAGGCCGTCGGATGTGCCGAGGATCATCGTCGGCCACGTTATGCACGGAAAGATCGTCGAAGACCTGGCAATAGCCCGCTTTGAAGAGATCTAG
- the nuoE gene encoding NADH-quinone oxidoreductase subunit NuoE, with translation MSGRLYNALPLTETVVPCCQDDDPGNRLFKAKRREGDQMSEACCAEPAGDAQKEKELQQLFEKWRGVKGALIPILQGAQSIYGYLPKEVLLRIAKELKLPPSRVFGVATFYAQFHLSPRGRNIVRVCLGTACHVRGGARIFEQMQKELGVGNGETTPDLRFTLETVACLGCCGLSPVIMVNDDTHGRLTPDKLKGIVERYQ, from the coding sequence GTGAGCGGAAGACTTTATAATGCCCTGCCGTTAACGGAGACGGTTGTTCCCTGTTGTCAGGATGATGATCCTGGCAACAGGTTATTTAAAGCAAAGAGAAGGGAGGGGGATCAGATGTCTGAAGCCTGCTGTGCGGAACCTGCCGGGGATGCCCAGAAGGAAAAGGAACTGCAGCAGCTTTTTGAGAAGTGGCGTGGTGTGAAAGGGGCTCTTATTCCGATCCTGCAGGGAGCACAGAGCATTTACGGATACCTGCCGAAAGAGGTGCTTCTGCGGATAGCCAAGGAGTTGAAGCTGCCTCCAAGCCGGGTATTTGGGGTCGCTACTTTTTATGCCCAGTTTCACCTCAGCCCGCGCGGGCGCAACATTGTCAGGGTTTGTCTTGGTACGGCCTGCCATGTGCGCGGCGGGGCCAGGATTTTTGAGCAGATGCAGAAAGAGCTCGGCGTCGGCAATGGGGAAACGACTCCGGATCTGCGCTTTACGCTGGAGACCGTTGCCTGTTTGGGCTGCTGTGGTTTGTCTCCGGTCATCATGGTCAACGACGATACTCATGGGCGCCTGACTCCGGACAAGTTGAAGGGTATTGTCGAGCGGTATCAATAG
- a CDS encoding LysM peptidoglycan-binding domain-containing protein, with protein MRVSLRKLLLSLVGLGLGVLSFAGVGHAADYHIVEPGDTLYLISRDYGLTPSDLMRANNLSGTYIEPEQIIVIPDRYTVKSGDTLYLIAKAHGTSVDALMSLNNLKTDSIYPGQVILLPPVTAAKPGKAYTVKKGDTLYLIARDHGTSVDAIISLNNLKTTHLEVGQVLTLPESGDDGSSVPPGSGSTFQYTVKSGDTLYLIAVSYGTTVEEIMSLNNLRTTEIYPGQVLTIPGNGGGSTPSGTSYTVQYGDSLYLIARAYGTTVEALMAANGLYSTEIYPGQTILIPGSRSGQTQTNPPSRGSYSVSQQEAYLLAQLITAEAAGEIFEGQVAVGAVVLNRVADPRFPNTITGVIYEPWQFEPVMNGTIYITPDPMCIRAAEAAIAGWDPVDGALFFFNPDKAYGEFFSTLTYVRRIGNHVFYK; from the coding sequence TTGAGAGTATCGTTGCGCAAGCTGCTGTTGTCATTAGTCGGTTTGGGTTTGGGTGTTCTCTCCTTTGCCGGCGTCGGACATGCCGCCGACTACCACATCGTCGAGCCAGGCGATACCCTCTACCTGATTTCCCGCGATTACGGACTCACCCCATCTGATCTGATGCGGGCCAATAACCTTTCCGGCACCTACATCGAACCCGAACAGATCATCGTCATCCCCGACCGGTACACGGTCAAAAGCGGGGATACCCTTTACCTGATCGCCAAAGCTCACGGCACCAGTGTCGACGCCCTGATGTCTCTCAACAACCTGAAGACTGACAGCATCTACCCAGGGCAGGTCATCCTGCTCCCGCCTGTGACGGCAGCCAAACCCGGAAAAGCCTACACCGTCAAGAAGGGGGATACCCTTTACCTGATCGCCAGGGATCACGGCACCAGCGTCGATGCCATCATCTCCCTCAACAACTTAAAAACAACACATCTCGAAGTGGGACAGGTTCTCACCCTGCCGGAATCGGGGGATGACGGCAGCAGCGTACCACCGGGCAGCGGGTCCACTTTTCAATACACGGTGAAGAGCGGGGATACCCTTTACCTGATCGCCGTCTCCTACGGGACAACGGTGGAGGAGATAATGTCTCTCAACAATCTCCGGACGACGGAGATCTACCCGGGACAGGTTCTCACCATCCCCGGAAACGGCGGTGGCAGCACGCCCTCCGGGACCTCGTACACCGTTCAATATGGGGACAGCCTCTATCTGATCGCCCGGGCCTACGGTACAACGGTTGAAGCGCTGATGGCGGCCAACGGCCTCTACTCCACGGAGATCTACCCGGGTCAGACCATCCTGATTCCGGGAAGCCGGTCGGGCCAAACGCAAACGAACCCGCCCTCCCGTGGCAGCTACAGCGTCTCGCAGCAGGAGGCCTACCTGCTCGCCCAGCTGATCACGGCTGAGGCCGCCGGAGAGATCTTCGAAGGACAGGTCGCCGTCGGCGCCGTCGTGCTCAACAGGGTGGCCGACCCCAGATTCCCCAACACCATTACCGGGGTCATCTACGAGCCCTGGCAGTTCGAACCGGTGATGAACGGCACGATCTACATCACACCGGACCCCATGTGCATCCGGGCTGCAGAGGCGGCCATCGCCGGGTGGGACCCGGTAGACGGAGCGCTCTTCTTCTTCAATCCGGACAAGGCCTACGGAGAGTTCTTCTCCACCCTCACCTACGTGAGAAGAATCGGCAACCACGTCTTCTACAAGTAG